In the Thauera sedimentorum genome, one interval contains:
- a CDS encoding putative bifunctional diguanylate cyclase/phosphodiesterase, producing the protein MSEEIFVRNDAPVRALIVDDSEDDTYLVRAELGRRGLLVDCRRVDCALDMAAALASEDWDIILADHDMPGFDALAALDVLKRSGKDVPFIIHSGQISDRQAVSAMYDGVDDFIAKGDYERLVPVVERELRGLRARRAVRHADSRIEQLAYFDGLSALPNHHLFCSKVADAIQESRERGRPPGGAVLVVDLDRFLRINASFGYEAGNELLRQVGRRLRAGLGPEIVLARLGGDEFGVFVPGASDRSAVEMLARWIVRSFDEPLLKDRVELFLTASVGIAMIPTDGDVVLELLMNAETAIGQVKLSGGNGLRFYERTMNAASAERLSMEADLRHAVERGELLLEYQPVVAAAQLKPVGAEALVRWMHPRLGRLSPDRFIPLADETGLIAEIGAWVLFEATRQARQWIDAGHERARVSVNVSAVQFAQPRLLEVVSEALRASGLPAGSLILEITESSLMTDVESAAGMLRALKNMGVKVAVDDFGTGYSSLSYLKRLPIDIIKIDKSFVRELCDNAEDAAIVRAIIALASSLQLSTIAEGVESAGQAEVLREAGCDCLQGFHFGRPGAAGLIRL; encoded by the coding sequence ATGAGCGAGGAGATCTTCGTGCGCAACGACGCACCGGTCCGCGCCCTGATCGTGGACGATTCCGAGGACGACACCTATCTCGTGCGAGCCGAGCTCGGCCGCCGCGGTCTGCTCGTCGACTGCCGGCGGGTGGATTGCGCGCTGGACATGGCCGCGGCCCTGGCCAGCGAGGACTGGGACATCATCCTGGCCGACCACGACATGCCCGGCTTCGATGCGCTTGCCGCGCTGGACGTGCTCAAGCGCAGCGGCAAGGACGTTCCCTTCATCATCCACTCCGGGCAGATTTCCGACCGCCAGGCGGTATCGGCCATGTACGACGGCGTGGACGACTTCATCGCCAAGGGCGACTACGAGCGGCTAGTGCCGGTGGTCGAGCGCGAGCTTCGCGGGCTGCGGGCGCGGCGCGCGGTGCGCCACGCGGATTCGCGCATCGAGCAGCTGGCCTATTTCGACGGCCTCTCGGCCCTGCCCAACCATCACCTGTTCTGCAGCAAGGTCGCGGACGCCATTCAGGAGAGCCGCGAACGCGGACGTCCGCCGGGCGGCGCCGTACTGGTGGTCGACCTCGATCGTTTCCTGCGCATCAACGCAAGCTTCGGCTACGAGGCCGGCAACGAACTGCTGCGCCAGGTCGGCCGCCGGCTGCGGGCCGGACTGGGGCCGGAGATCGTCCTGGCCCGCCTGGGGGGCGACGAGTTCGGGGTGTTCGTGCCCGGGGCGAGCGACCGCAGCGCGGTCGAGATGCTCGCCCGCTGGATCGTGCGCAGTTTCGACGAGCCGCTGCTGAAGGACCGGGTGGAGTTGTTCCTCACCGCGAGCGTCGGCATTGCCATGATTCCCACCGACGGCGACGTGGTGCTCGAGCTGTTGATGAATGCCGAGACCGCCATCGGACAGGTCAAGCTTTCGGGTGGCAATGGGCTGCGCTTCTACGAGCGCACCATGAACGCGGCATCCGCCGAACGCCTGTCCATGGAGGCGGACCTGCGCCATGCGGTGGAGCGCGGCGAGCTGCTGCTGGAGTACCAGCCGGTGGTGGCGGCCGCCCAGCTGAAGCCGGTCGGCGCCGAAGCGCTGGTGCGCTGGATGCATCCGCGCCTGGGCAGGTTGTCGCCGGACCGCTTCATTCCGCTGGCCGACGAGACCGGGCTGATCGCCGAGATCGGCGCCTGGGTGCTGTTCGAAGCCACGCGCCAGGCGCGGCAATGGATCGATGCCGGGCATGAACGCGCGCGCGTGTCGGTCAACGTATCGGCGGTCCAGTTCGCCCAGCCGCGTCTGCTAGAGGTGGTGTCCGAAGCCCTGCGGGCGAGCGGCTTGCCGGCGGGCAGCCTGATCCTGGAGATCACCGAGAGCTCGCTGATGACCGACGTGGAGTCGGCCGCCGGCATGCTGCGCGCGCTCAAGAACATGGGCGTGAAGGTGGCGGTGGACGACTTCGGTACCGGCTACTCCTCGCTGTCCTACCTCAAGCGGCTGCCGATCGACATCATCAAGATCGACAAGTCCTTCGTGCGCGAACTGTGCGACAACGCCGAGGACGCGGCGATCGTGCGGGCGATCATCGCCCTGGCGAGCAGCCTGCAGCTGTCCACCAT
- a CDS encoding ABC transporter permease — protein sequence MLRLEARTEPSRLMQWCSPLLAAVLTLVAGLVIFWLLDKDPLEGLRYFLLNPLKNLYGLSELLLKATPLMLCAIGLAVGFRANVWNIGAEGQFMLGTVGATGVALHFAESDSALILPAMLLAGAVAGALWAAIPALLRTRFNANEILVSLMLVYVAQLFVSWLVFGPWRDPMGFGFPQTAMFHEAALLPTLVDGTRLHLGVLFALGLLVAGYLFMHRSHAGFKMRVAGEAAEAARYAGFSARRAVWIGLLAGGAAAGVAGMAEVAGPMGQLTDKVNLGYGFAAIIVAFVGRLHAFGILLASLLMALLFIGGEQAQQYMNLPSSISMVFQGLLLFFLLGSDVFINYRLRFGRATA from the coding sequence GTGCTGCGGCTTGAGGCACGCACCGAACCTTCGCGGCTGATGCAGTGGTGTTCGCCGCTGCTGGCCGCGGTGCTCACGCTGGTCGCCGGCCTGGTGATCTTCTGGCTGCTCGACAAGGACCCGCTGGAGGGCTTGCGCTACTTCCTGCTCAATCCGCTGAAGAACCTCTACGGCCTGTCCGAACTGCTGCTCAAGGCCACCCCGCTGATGCTGTGCGCCATCGGCCTGGCGGTGGGTTTCCGCGCCAACGTGTGGAACATCGGCGCGGAAGGACAGTTCATGCTCGGCACGGTGGGCGCCACCGGCGTGGCGCTGCATTTCGCCGAATCGGACAGCGCGCTGATCCTGCCCGCGATGCTGCTCGCCGGCGCCGTCGCGGGCGCCCTGTGGGCGGCGATTCCCGCGCTGCTGCGCACCCGCTTCAACGCCAACGAGATCCTGGTGTCGCTGATGCTGGTGTACGTGGCCCAGCTCTTCGTCTCCTGGCTGGTGTTCGGCCCCTGGCGCGACCCGATGGGCTTCGGTTTCCCGCAGACCGCCATGTTCCACGAGGCCGCGCTGCTGCCCACTCTGGTCGACGGCACCCGCCTGCACCTGGGCGTACTCTTCGCCCTGGGCCTGCTGGTGGCCGGCTACCTGTTCATGCACCGCAGCCATGCCGGCTTCAAGATGCGCGTGGCCGGCGAGGCGGCCGAGGCCGCGCGCTACGCCGGCTTCTCCGCGCGCCGCGCGGTATGGATCGGCCTGCTGGCCGGCGGCGCGGCGGCCGGGGTGGCGGGCATGGCGGAAGTGGCCGGACCGATGGGCCAGCTCACCGACAAGGTGAACCTGGGCTACGGCTTCGCCGCCATCATCGTCGCCTTTGTCGGCCGGCTGCACGCCTTCGGCATCCTGCTGGCCAGCCTGCTGATGGCCTTGCTGTTCATCGGCGGCGAACAGGCGCAGCAGTACATGAACCTGCCGAGTTCGATCTCCATGGTGTTCCAGGGCCTGCTGCTGTTCTTCCTGCTGGGCTCGGACGTGTTCATCAACTACCGCCTGCGCTTCGGCCGGGCGACGGCCTGA
- a CDS encoding HNH endonuclease, with translation MQVDTAPALSQFEFMDGHAAGNWPWILTLDMHGLPHRWISWQAACHYYARDMVAWSIGDRHFLIRGGVSRATGLRSEITANSIIAIKGRALRPGALQQVPHLDNRELFHRDRQVCAYCGNRFGAAALTRDHVHPVSQGGRDIWMNVVTACRPCNQKKSGRTPEQARMPLLYAPYVPNKAEYLILCNRNILADQMDFLTRHVPRQSRLHLPG, from the coding sequence GTGCAGGTCGACACCGCTCCAGCCCTGTCGCAGTTCGAGTTCATGGATGGCCATGCCGCCGGCAACTGGCCATGGATCCTCACGCTCGACATGCACGGCCTGCCGCACCGCTGGATCAGCTGGCAGGCCGCCTGCCACTACTACGCACGCGACATGGTGGCCTGGAGCATCGGCGACCGCCACTTCCTGATCCGCGGCGGGGTCAGCCGCGCCACCGGCCTGCGCTCCGAGATCACCGCCAACAGCATCATCGCGATCAAGGGGCGCGCCCTGCGCCCCGGCGCCCTGCAGCAGGTGCCGCATCTGGACAACCGCGAACTGTTCCACCGCGACCGCCAGGTGTGCGCCTATTGCGGCAACCGCTTCGGCGCGGCCGCCCTCACCCGCGACCATGTCCACCCGGTTTCCCAGGGCGGGCGCGACATCTGGATGAACGTGGTCACCGCCTGCCGGCCTTGCAACCAGAAGAAGAGCGGCCGCACCCCGGAGCAGGCCCGCATGCCCCTGCTGTACGCGCCCTACGTACCCAACAAGGCCGAGTACCTCATCCTCTGCAACCGCAACATCCTTGCAGACCAGATGGATTTCCTCACCCGCCACGTTCCCCGGCAGAGCCGCCTGCACCTGCCCGGCTGA
- a CDS encoding BMP family ABC transporter substrate-binding protein codes for MTDRRQFMLSAGATALAAALPGSLFAEEAVRIGFVYVSPIGDAGWTYQHDLARKEMEANLGAKVQTKYVENVAEGADAERVIREFAASGHKIVFATSFGYMNYVERVARQFPNVTFLHATGYKSAKNFAPYNARFYEGRYLNGVIAGRMTKSKVLGYVGAFPIPEVLQGINAFTLGAKSVNPDIEVRVIWVNSWYDPGKEREAAMTLISQGADMVTQHTDSTAVVQAAEERGVYAFGYHSDMSKYGAKAHLTATTHHWGDFYTRTVQEVIAGTWKPTRIWGGFKDDMVRLAPLNPAVPAAVKAEVEALADKLRAGSFHPFTGPIVDQAGKERLSAGAVMDDVALGKMDFFVQGVASRLPNAR; via the coding sequence ATGACCGATCGTCGCCAGTTCATGCTGTCCGCCGGGGCCACCGCCCTGGCCGCCGCCCTGCCCGGCAGCCTCTTTGCCGAGGAGGCGGTGCGCATCGGCTTCGTCTACGTCAGCCCCATCGGCGATGCCGGATGGACCTACCAGCACGACCTCGCCCGCAAGGAAATGGAGGCCAACCTCGGCGCCAAGGTGCAGACCAAGTACGTCGAGAACGTCGCCGAAGGCGCCGACGCCGAACGGGTGATCCGCGAATTCGCCGCCAGCGGCCACAAGATCGTGTTCGCCACCAGCTTCGGCTACATGAACTACGTGGAACGCGTGGCCCGTCAGTTCCCCAACGTCACCTTCCTGCACGCCACCGGCTACAAGTCGGCGAAGAACTTCGCCCCCTACAACGCGCGCTTCTACGAAGGCCGCTACCTCAACGGCGTGATCGCCGGGCGCATGACCAAGTCCAAGGTGCTGGGCTATGTCGGCGCCTTCCCGATTCCCGAGGTGCTGCAGGGCATCAACGCCTTCACCCTGGGCGCGAAGAGCGTGAACCCGGACATCGAGGTGCGGGTGATCTGGGTGAACAGCTGGTACGACCCGGGCAAGGAGCGCGAGGCGGCGATGACGCTGATCAGCCAGGGCGCGGACATGGTCACCCAGCACACCGATTCCACCGCCGTGGTGCAGGCTGCCGAAGAGCGCGGCGTATACGCCTTCGGCTACCACTCGGACATGTCCAAGTACGGCGCCAAGGCGCACCTCACCGCCACCACCCATCACTGGGGCGACTTCTACACCCGCACGGTGCAGGAGGTGATCGCCGGCACCTGGAAGCCCACCCGCATCTGGGGCGGATTCAAGGACGACATGGTGCGCCTGGCGCCGCTGAACCCGGCGGTTCCGGCCGCGGTGAAGGCCGAGGTCGAGGCTCTGGCCGACAAGCTCCGCGCCGGCAGCTTCCATCCCTTCACCGGCCCCATCGTCGACCAGGCCGGCAAGGAACGCCTGTCGGCCGGCGCGGTGATGGACGACGTGGCCCTCGGCAAGATGGACTTCTTCGTCCAGGGCGTGGCCTCCAGGCTGCCCAACGCACGCTGA
- a CDS encoding NUDIX hydrolase yields the protein MKYCSNCGAEVDLLVPPGDSLPRHVCPACGSIHYQNPKVVVGALAEWEGRILMCRRAIEPRHGFWTLPAGFMENAETTAEAAARETLEEACARIQVGELYTLFDIPHISQVHIVYRARLLDLDFRPGEESLEVALFDEADIPWSEIAFRSIERTLRHYYEDRRRGDWPLHTGSILPPADHRPV from the coding sequence ATGAAGTACTGCTCGAACTGTGGTGCCGAAGTGGACCTCCTCGTCCCGCCCGGCGACTCGCTGCCACGGCATGTATGCCCTGCCTGTGGCAGCATCCATTACCAGAACCCCAAGGTGGTGGTCGGTGCGCTGGCCGAATGGGAGGGACGCATCCTGATGTGCCGGCGGGCCATCGAGCCGCGCCACGGTTTCTGGACCCTGCCGGCGGGCTTCATGGAGAACGCCGAGACCACCGCCGAGGCCGCGGCCCGCGAAACCCTGGAAGAGGCCTGCGCGCGCATCCAGGTGGGCGAGCTCTACACCCTGTTCGACATCCCGCACATCAGCCAGGTGCACATCGTCTATCGCGCACGCCTGCTCGACCTCGACTTCCGTCCCGGCGAGGAATCGCTCGAGGTCGCGCTGTTCGACGAGGCCGACATTCCCTGGAGCGAGATCGCCTTCCGCTCCATCGAACGCACCCTGCGCCACTACTATGAAGATCGCCGGCGGGGCGACTGGCCCTTGCACACCGGCAGCATCCTGCCGCCCGCGGACCACCGGCCCGTTTGA
- a CDS encoding ABC transporter ATP-binding protein, whose protein sequence is MSSSSPPAGKQPRLRLTGIRKVYPGVIANDGVDLTVEPGEIHAVLGENGAGKSTLMKIIYGVTAPTAGEIRWEGEAVTVDSPARARALGIGMVFQHFSLFETLTVTENVALALAGDPPLGELARRIEEVSQRYGLPVDPRRRVHALSVGERQRVEIIRCLLQNPKLLIMDEPTSVLTPQAVRKLFETLRQLAAEGCSILYISHKLDEIQALCDTATVLRGGRVTGHCRPAEETAQSMARLMIGRDLPVCEHGPAATGGELRLRLAGLSHASEDPFGTDLKDIHLDVHAGEIVGIAGVSGNGQQELLQAISGEEVIAEKFPVQICGVEAGRMSAARRRGLGLCFVPEDRLGRGAVPSMSLADNAVLTAARSAGLVRGGLLAFARARRFAAECIERFDVRCSGPQAAARSLSGGNLQKFIVGREILQAPRLLVCAQPTWGVDVGAAAFIRQAIIDLRNRGCAVLVVSEELDELFEICDRIAVIAKGRLSPARPVAETSVEDIGVWMSGLWPGADPVDAEVDRAAA, encoded by the coding sequence ATGAGTTCATCCAGTCCGCCCGCAGGCAAGCAGCCACGCCTGCGCCTGACCGGTATCCGCAAGGTCTATCCGGGCGTGATCGCCAACGACGGCGTGGACCTCACCGTCGAACCCGGCGAGATCCATGCCGTGCTGGGCGAGAACGGCGCCGGCAAGTCGACGCTGATGAAGATCATCTACGGCGTCACCGCCCCCACCGCCGGCGAGATCCGCTGGGAGGGCGAAGCGGTCACGGTGGACAGCCCGGCGCGCGCGCGCGCGCTGGGCATCGGCATGGTGTTCCAGCACTTCTCCCTGTTCGAGACGCTTACCGTCACCGAGAACGTGGCCCTGGCCCTGGCCGGCGATCCGCCCCTGGGGGAACTCGCCCGCCGCATCGAAGAGGTCTCGCAGCGCTACGGCCTGCCGGTGGACCCGCGCCGCCGCGTCCATGCGCTGTCGGTGGGCGAACGCCAGCGGGTGGAGATCATCCGCTGCCTGCTGCAGAACCCCAAGCTGCTGATCATGGACGAACCCACCTCGGTGCTCACCCCGCAGGCGGTACGCAAGCTGTTCGAGACCCTGCGCCAGCTCGCGGCGGAAGGCTGCTCCATCCTCTACATCAGCCACAAGCTGGACGAGATCCAGGCGCTGTGCGACACCGCCACCGTGCTGCGCGGCGGGCGGGTGACCGGCCACTGCCGTCCGGCCGAGGAAACCGCCCAGTCCATGGCGCGGCTGATGATCGGCAGGGACCTGCCGGTCTGCGAGCACGGCCCGGCCGCGACCGGCGGCGAACTGCGCCTGCGCCTCGCCGGCCTGTCGCATGCGAGCGAAGACCCCTTCGGCACCGACCTCAAGGACATCCACCTGGACGTGCATGCCGGCGAGATCGTCGGCATCGCCGGCGTGTCCGGCAACGGCCAGCAGGAACTGCTGCAGGCCATCTCCGGCGAGGAGGTGATCGCCGAGAAGTTTCCGGTGCAGATCTGCGGCGTCGAGGCCGGCCGCATGAGCGCCGCGCGGCGCCGCGGCCTGGGCCTGTGCTTCGTACCCGAGGACCGCCTCGGGCGCGGCGCGGTGCCGTCCATGTCGCTGGCCGACAACGCGGTGCTCACCGCCGCGCGCAGCGCCGGACTTGTGCGCGGCGGCCTGCTCGCCTTCGCGCGCGCCAGGCGCTTCGCCGCCGAGTGCATCGAACGCTTCGACGTACGCTGCAGCGGCCCGCAGGCGGCGGCACGCTCGCTGTCGGGCGGCAACCTGCAGAAGTTCATCGTCGGCCGCGAGATCCTGCAGGCGCCCCGCCTGCTGGTCTGCGCCCAGCCCACCTGGGGCGTGGACGTGGGCGCGGCGGCTTTCATCCGGCAGGCCATCATCGACCTGCGCAACCGCGGCTGCGCGGTGCTGGTGGTCTCCGAGGAACTGGACGAGTTGTTCGAGATCTGTGACCGCATCGCGGTCATCGCCAAGGGCCGGCTGTCGCCCGCCCGCCCGGTGGCGGAAACCAGCGTGGAGGACATCGGCGTGTGGATGAGCGGCCTGTGGCCGGGCGCCGACCCGGTGGATGCGGAGGTGGACCGTGCTGCGGCTTGA
- a CDS encoding diguanylate cyclase has protein sequence MTNKFDSSRYEKLKASGDLPSPRGVALAIIRLTQQEEVSMAELARVIRSDPAFVGRLIKAANGIVAMTRRPVVSVQEALMVLGLPAVRTMALGFSLLSNYRRGACHGFDYDAFWSASLAAALAVQVFAQRNRAGAPDELFSLGLLSDVGSLALATLYPAEYAQILAEARRYPERRLADLEHRAFAMTHTDLAAAMLADWGVPKVLIEPVKLYETPERSGATAGTRDFMLLNTLVAGRLLAELCHAPEADRPALLSRLIETAGKVDMSADEVVSAGDHIVSLWRDWVAALELPAGNPPVFADLIEAGERDGRDAAYPAQVSDEADEAVEPVPEDDAGDSPVRVLVVEDDPVIRALLREVLEESACEVHEAADGRSGLEMALEVQPHILLSDWAMPQMDGMELIRALRATRIGRNAYILLLTDLEEDERLIEAFETGVDDFVGKPVKPRVLAARLRAGLRVVRLQQELERDREEIRRFAAELAVSNRRLQEAALTDTLTGFPNRRYAIDRIQQEWLASTRSGRPLSCMIIDIDNFKRINDTYGHDAGDSVLRAAADALRSALRGQDVICRTGGDEFLVICPETELTAALSCGERLRGAVDALKVAAGDVELQVSISVGVAVRDTSMADLDALMKRADEGAYLAKQRGRNRIEAMQQER, from the coding sequence ATGACGAACAAATTCGATTCGAGTCGCTACGAGAAGCTCAAGGCATCTGGCGACCTGCCGTCGCCGCGCGGCGTCGCGCTGGCCATCATCCGCCTGACCCAGCAGGAAGAGGTGTCGATGGCGGAACTGGCGCGCGTCATCCGCAGCGATCCGGCCTTCGTCGGCCGGCTGATCAAGGCCGCCAACGGCATCGTCGCCATGACCCGGCGGCCGGTCGTTTCGGTGCAGGAAGCGCTGATGGTGCTCGGCCTGCCTGCGGTGCGCACCATGGCGCTGGGGTTCTCGCTGCTGTCGAACTACCGCCGCGGCGCCTGCCACGGCTTCGACTACGACGCGTTCTGGTCGGCCTCGCTGGCGGCGGCGCTGGCGGTGCAGGTCTTTGCACAGCGCAACAGGGCCGGGGCGCCGGACGAACTGTTCAGCCTCGGGCTGCTGTCGGATGTCGGCTCGCTCGCGCTGGCCACGCTCTATCCGGCCGAGTACGCGCAGATCCTCGCCGAAGCCCGGCGTTACCCGGAACGACGACTGGCGGACCTGGAGCATCGTGCCTTTGCGATGACCCACACCGATCTCGCCGCGGCCATGCTTGCGGACTGGGGTGTGCCCAAGGTGCTGATCGAACCGGTCAAGCTCTACGAGACCCCCGAACGTTCTGGCGCCACGGCCGGAACCCGCGACTTCATGCTGCTCAACACGCTGGTCGCAGGCCGTCTGCTCGCCGAGTTGTGCCATGCGCCGGAAGCGGATCGGCCGGCGCTGCTGTCCCGCCTGATCGAGACCGCCGGCAAGGTGGACATGAGCGCGGACGAGGTGGTCTCGGCCGGCGATCACATCGTTTCCCTGTGGCGCGACTGGGTGGCGGCGCTGGAATTGCCGGCGGGCAATCCCCCGGTGTTCGCCGACCTGATCGAGGCCGGCGAACGGGACGGGCGGGACGCGGCGTATCCGGCTCAAGTGTCCGACGAGGCTGACGAAGCCGTCGAGCCGGTGCCCGAGGACGACGCTGGTGACAGCCCTGTGCGGGTGCTGGTGGTGGAGGACGATCCGGTCATCCGCGCCCTGTTGCGCGAAGTGCTGGAGGAGTCCGCCTGCGAGGTGCATGAAGCCGCCGACGGACGCAGCGGGCTGGAGATGGCGCTCGAAGTCCAGCCGCACATCCTGCTGAGCGACTGGGCGATGCCGCAGATGGACGGCATGGAGCTGATCCGTGCGCTGCGCGCCACGCGCATCGGCCGCAACGCCTACATCCTGCTGCTGACCGACCTGGAAGAGGACGAGCGCCTGATCGAGGCCTTCGAGACCGGCGTGGATGATTTCGTCGGCAAACCGGTCAAGCCGCGGGTGCTGGCAGCCCGCCTGCGTGCCGGTCTGCGCGTGGTCCGCCTGCAGCAGGAACTCGAGCGCGACCGCGAGGAGATCCGCCGTTTCGCGGCAGAGCTGGCAGTGAGCAACCGGCGCCTGCAGGAGGCCGCGCTCACCGATACGCTGACCGGCTTCCCGAACCGCCGCTACGCCATCGACCGCATCCAGCAGGAGTGGCTGGCCTCGACCCGTAGCGGCCGGCCGCTCTCGTGCATGATCATCGACATCGACAACTTCAAGCGGATCAACGACACCTACGGTCACGATGCCGGCGACAGCGTGCTGCGTGCGGCTGCCGATGCGCTGCGCAGCGCGCTGCGCGGCCAGGACGTGATCTGCCGGACCGGCGGCGACGAGTTCCTGGTGATCTGCCCCGAGACCGAGCTGACGGCGGCACTCAGCTGCGGCGAGCGCCTGCGCGGGGCCGTCGATGCGCTGAAGGTGGCTGCAGGCGATGTGGAACTGCAGGTCAGCATCAGCGTCGGCGTGGCGGTACGCGACACGTCGATGGCGGATCTCGACGCGCTGATGAAGCGTGCCGACGAAGGGGCCTACCTCGCCAAGCAGCGCGGGCGCAATCGCATCGAAGCGATGCAGCAAGAGCGTTAG
- a CDS encoding ABC transporter permease, with protein sequence MDASLFSSMLFATVVAGTPLIIVALGLLVSERAGVLNLGAEGMMAMGAVAAFAVTHGSGNPWLGVLAGMATGTAMALLFGFLAITLQANQVASGLALAIFGVGLSAFIGRPFESVALPAVPPIRIPFVADIPLIGEALYNQQALVYLSWALFWAVLWFLARSRAGLVLRAVGESPSSAHAIGYPVIRIRYLAVLFGGAMAGVGGAFLSVFYTPMWVEGLVAGRGWIALALVVFATWRPLRVLVGAYLFGGVMITQLFIQGSGLQLDFPSQLLSSLPYWATIVVLVAISRNPNTIRLNSPASLGKPYRPEA encoded by the coding sequence GTGGACGCTTCCCTGTTCTCCTCGATGCTGTTCGCCACCGTGGTGGCCGGCACGCCGCTGATCATCGTGGCCCTCGGCCTGCTGGTGAGCGAGCGCGCCGGTGTGTTGAACCTGGGCGCCGAAGGCATGATGGCGATGGGCGCGGTCGCCGCCTTCGCGGTCACCCACGGCAGCGGCAACCCCTGGCTCGGCGTGCTCGCCGGCATGGCCACCGGCACGGCGATGGCGCTGCTGTTCGGCTTCCTCGCCATCACTCTGCAGGCCAACCAGGTGGCTTCCGGGCTGGCGCTGGCGATCTTCGGGGTCGGCCTGTCGGCCTTCATCGGCCGCCCCTTCGAATCCGTCGCCCTGCCGGCGGTGCCGCCCATCCGCATTCCCTTCGTCGCGGACATCCCGCTGATCGGCGAGGCGCTCTACAACCAGCAGGCCCTGGTTTATCTCTCCTGGGCGCTGTTCTGGGCGGTGTTGTGGTTCCTCGCCAGGAGCCGCGCGGGGCTGGTGCTGCGCGCGGTGGGCGAATCGCCCTCGTCCGCGCACGCCATCGGCTATCCGGTGATCCGCATCCGCTATCTCGCGGTGCTGTTCGGTGGCGCGATGGCGGGCGTGGGCGGCGCCTTCCTGTCGGTGTTCTACACGCCGATGTGGGTGGAAGGCCTGGTCGCCGGGCGCGGCTGGATCGCGCTGGCGCTGGTGGTCTTTGCCACCTGGCGGCCGCTGCGCGTGCTGGTCGGCGCCTACCTGTTCGGCGGGGTGATGATCACCCAGCTGTTCATCCAGGGCTCGGGCCTGCAGCTCGACTTCCCCTCGCAACTGCTCTCCTCGCTGCCTTACTGGGCCACCATCGTGGTGCTGGTGGCGATCTCGCGCAATCCGAATACCATACGCCTCAACTCGCCGGCCTCGCTGGGCAAGCCCTACCGCCCCGAAGCCTGA